The genomic window TGGGATTCATATCGTCGTTTAATTATGATGTATGCAGACGTTGTTATGGATAAAGCTGAAGGCTTGGATAAGAATATACGCAAGCAGTTAGACGACATGCTTGATGCATACAAAAAAACAAAAAAAGTAAAAGAAGATACTCAACTTTCTGCTGATGATTTAAAAGTTTTAGCAGAGGAGTTTAAGAAAAAAGTTAAAAAAGAATTAGGTACTGCTTTCCCCGACGATGCAAAAGAACAATTGTTCGGTGGAATTAAAGCTGTTTTCAAAAGCTGGAATGGTAAAAAAGCTGTTTCTTATCGCCGTATCGAAGGTATTCCAGATGATTGGGGTACTGCTGTAAATGTTCAGGCAATGGTGTTTGGAAATATGGGCGACTCATCAGCTACTGGTGTTGCATTTACACGTAACCCTGCAACCGGCGAGAATTTATTCTATGGCGAATGGTTAGTTAATGCTCAGGGCGAAGATGTTGTTGCTGGTATCCGTACTCCAAGTCCTTTAAATGATGACACAAAGAATGAGCAAAACAAGCACTTGCACAGTATGCAGGAGGCTATGCCAAAAACCTATAAAGAACTATGTAAAATCCGTGAGATTCTTGAAAAGAACTTTACAGATATGTTAGATATCGAGTTCACAATTCAGGAAGGAAAATTATACATGCTTCAGTGTCGTGCCGGTAAACGTACTGGAACAGCAGCTTTGAACATGGCTATGGACATGCTTAAAGAAAAACTGATAACTGAAAAAGTTGCAGTTATGCGCGTTGAACCTGCGCAATTAGATGAATTGCTTCACCCAATTTGTGATCCAAAAGAAGAAAAGAAAGTTGAAGTTCTTGTAAAAGGATTACCTGCTGGTCCTGGTGCTGCTGTTGGTCAATTAGTTTTTACTGCAGAAGATGCAGTTGCATGGGAACGTAAAGGTAAAAAAGTAATTCTTCTTCGTGAAGAAACAAATCCTGAAGACGTTGAAGGAATGCGCGCTGCAGTTGGTATTCTTACTGCTCGTGGTGGTATGACTTCACACGCTGCGCTTGTTGCACGTGGATGGGGAAAATGTTGTATCGTTGGAGCAGGAAAACTACATGTTGATGCTGCTTCAAAAACTGCTAAAGTTGAAGGATCTAAAGTTGTATTAAAAGAAGGTGACTTCGTAACATTAAACGGAACAAAAGGTCATGTTTATCAAACAGCCTTAAAATTAATGGATGCAACAGAAAATCCACGATTCAAACAGTTTATGGCTATTGTTGATAAATTCCGTACAATGGGAGTTCGCACAAATGCAGAAACACCAGAGGATGCAAAAATAGCTCGCGATTACGGTGCTGAAGGAATCGGACTTTTCCGTACTGAACATATGTTTTATGGTAAAGGCTCTGAAAAACCTTTGTTGGCACTTCGTAAAATGATTTTAAGTAATACTTTAGCCGAAAGAGTTAAAGCTCTTAATGAATTATATCCTTTTGTTAAGAAAGATATCAAAGCTACATTATTAGCTATGGATAACCTTCCTGTAACATTCCGCTTATTAGATCCACCTTTACACGAATTCGTTCCACAAAGTCCGGATAAACAAGCTGAACTTGCAAAAGAATTAAAAATAAAAGTTGCCGACATTGTAAAACGTGGTGAAGCATTGCACGAAAATAACCCAATGATGGGACATCGTGGTGTTAGATTAAGCATTACTTATCCTGAAGTTTCTGAAATGCAGTTCCGCGCAATTTTCGAATCAACCTTAGAATTATTAAAAGAAGGAAAACATCCAAAACCAGAAATCATGGTTCCTGTTACTTCAGAGGTTGCTGAATTAGATTCTACAAAGAAAATTGCTGATAAAATTTATGATGAAGTTTGTAAAAAATTCAAAGTAAAATCTATTAGTTATTTATATGGTACAATGATAGAAATTCCACGCGCTTGTTTACTTGGCGACAAAATGGCAAAAACTGCTCAGTTCTTCTCATTTGGAACAAACGATTTAACACAGATGACATTTGGTTTTAGCCGTGATGACATTGGTGGTTTCATGAATGATTATTTAGACCAGAAAATCTTAGCTGCTGATCCATTCCAGACTATTGATCAGGATGGCGTTGGACAATTAATTGAAATGGCTGTAACAAAAGGTCGTGCTACCAGAAAAGATTTAAAAGTTGGTATATGTGGCGAACAAGGTGGCGACCCTGCATCAGTTGAATTCTGTTACAAAACCGGATTATCTTATGTAAGTTGTTCTCCATTCAGAGTTCCAATAGCAAGATTAGCTGCTGCTCAGGCTGCTGTTAAATTTGGCGCTAAAACAACAAAGAAATAGGCTTCACTATTATTAATAAATAAAAAAGAGGTTGAATTTTATTCAACCTCTTTTTTATTTATTATTTAATCCAAAATATATATTATTTTCTTTATTTAATAACAACTAATAGAAAATCTAAAAGTAAACAAGACTTCATTCTATACAAAAAAGGTTGAACAATTTGCTCAACCCTTTTTATTTGTTATAATAAAGCATTCTATAATTAACGTACTACATTAACAACACCACTCCTGTCATGTTCAATATGGTCTCCATCATAATACTTTACCAACCATGTATAACTTCCTATAGGAACAATTGCATGACCATTAGCAGTTCCATCCCATCCATATTTTTCTGGTTGAGTAGGATCGTATTTATCTGTTTCATAAATTATCTCTCCCCATCTGTCGAAAATATAAAGATGAAAATCTTCAGGGCTAATTCCATTACCTAATACATAGAAGACATCATTTAACTCATCATAATCAGGAGATATATAAGTTGGAGCATAGAATGTATATTCATCTCTAATATAAATAGAACTAAAAACAGTATCTGTACAACCTAAATCAGTAATTGCAACAAGATATACATGATAAGATCCAAGTGAAGAATACCAATGCCAAGGATTTTCTATGCTGGAAGAATCGCCATCACCAAAAGACCATATGTAACTATCAGCTCCTTCTGAAAGATTAATAAAATGAATTTGTGGTTTAACAATACTTGCATAAATCGGATCTGTAATAAAACTTGCATCAGGATTTGGATAAACATTAATCATATCATCATGTGTATACGTTGTTGAACAACCAGAAGCATTTGTAACAGTCAACGTCACATCAAAAATTCCATCTTGCGAAAACTGATGAACAGGATTAATGTCATATGAAATTGCATTATAACTTAAATCACCAAAATTCCATAAATAAGTCTGACCAGGCAAAGGATTCATAGGAGTAAAACTTACCGTTAATGGCTCACAACCATTAACCGTATCGCTTACAAAACTAGCAAGTGGTGAAGAATTAACTGTAATATAAACTGAATCGTGTGAGATAGAACCACAACCATCTTTAACATACAAATACTGGAATCCGGAAACTGTAGGACTTATACTTATAGGTGGAATAACAATTTGCCCAGAACTTGTAAATATAGTAAATGGAGGAACCCCGCCCTGATTAATACTTACATTTAAAACAGTAGATTCATTAGGACAGATAGAAGTAGGAGAAGCCATAACATCTACCTGCAATGGTGGAGTAACGTTTACTATTACAGAAACTATGTTACTAACACAGCCATTAACATCAACCACATAAGCCTGATATGTTGTTGAAGCTATAGGTTGAACGCCAATTGAAGCAGGACTTATAACATTATTCCAGTAATATGTAAAAGGTGCAGAACCTCCCGAGGCAGTTGCTGTAAGATATGCCCATTCACCATTACAAATATTATGCAAAGGGACAGCAGATAATAATACTCCGTTTGTTTCATTTACAGTCACACTTGAAGTACCTGTACATCCAAAAACATTAGATACAGTTACTGTATAAACTCCTGATGAACCAACAGCAATTGATTGTGTATTATTAGCAGATGACCATGCATAAGTTGAGAAACCTGATCCGGCATCAAGATAAGTTGTATCACCAGAACACATGCTCAAATTACCGGTAATTAAAGGTGTTGGATTTGGATTAACAACTAATGTTGCACTTGCAACTCCTGAACACCCACTTGCATCGCTTACAGTTACGCTATAATTACCTACAGTACTTACCGTAATGGTTGGTGTTAACATACCATTTGACCAAAGATATCCTGCATAACCATTTCCAGCATTTAACACAGTTGAAGAACCACTGCATATTTGAAGACTACCGGTTATTGTTGGATTTAACCCACTACTTAATGTTACAACTACAAGACTAGTTCCTGTGCAACCATTATTATCAGTAACAGTTACACTATAGCTACCTGGTGTATTCACAGAAACTGTTGGAGTAACAGCTGTTGTTGACCAGAAATATGAAGCATAACCAGCCCCTGCATTTAAAGTTGTTGAAAATCCTGCACAAATAGATAAATTTCCAGTAATTGAAGGTGTAGGGTTTGCATTCTGATTGATAACAATTTGTCCAGTACCACTACATCCTGTAGCATTTGTTACAGTAACATAATAAGTATTTACTGCAAATACTGATATAGTCTGAGTTGTAGCTCCTGTTGACCAAAGATAAGTTGAGTATCCACTACCGGCATCAAGAGTTGAGCCATTGCCTGCACAGAAATTATTCCCTGTAACAACAGGTGATAAACTCGAATTTACAGCTACAACAACAGAAGCTATTCCAGTGCATCCACTGGCATTTGCTACGGTCACTGAATATGTACCAGCAGTAGTAACTGTAATTGTTTGCGACAAAGATCCATTTGACCATAAATAACCGGCATAACCAGTTCCTGCATCTAATACTGTAGAACCAGCAGTACAGAAAGAAGTAGCACCGGATATTGTTGGCGTTAATGACGGATTAACAGTAACTGTAACTTGAGTTGAGCCTATACATCCATTAGCATCTGTTACCGATACCGAATAATTTCCTGCTGCTGAAACTGAAATTGTTTGGGTAACATCAGAAGTTGACCAATTATAAAATAAATAACCAGCTCCTGCATCAAGAATACTTGTTGCACCACTGCAGAATGTTAAGTTTCCTGTAATTGTTGGTGTAGGTAAAGCATTTGCAGAAACAGTTAACTGACCGGTTCCTGAACAACCACTTGCGTTAGTAACCGTAACAATATAATTTCCTGAAGTATTAACTGAAATTGTTTGTGTATTTCCACCTGTTGACCATAAATATGTAACATAACCGCTACCTGCATCAAGAGTAGTATTAGAACCAACACAAAAGTTATTGCCGGTAACAGTAGGGCTTAAACTTGTATTAACTGTTACTGAAACTGAGGCTACACCTGTACAACCTGCCCCATCGGTAACTGTTACAGAATATGTATTAGCAGTTGTAACATTAATTGTTTGATTTGTTGCTCCTGTTGACCACAAATAGTTTGTATAACCCGCACCAGCATCTAAAGTAGTTGAACCACCTGTACAAAATGATGTTGCTCCAGTTATTGAAGGCGTTATTCCACCTGTAGCTGTAATTGTCACTGTTACCGAACCTGTACATCCATTATTATCAGTAACCATTAAGGTATAGATATCAGCCGAAAGCCCTGTAAAGCTTTGCGAACCCGCTATGTTATTAAAACTTGCAACCACATTACTTGAACCATCAAATAAAACATAATCATAAGGTGAACCACCTACTGTAGTTGTTACAGAAAAGCTTCCATTTGCATTTCCACAAGTAGCATTAACTATATTTGCAGGTGTTATAACAAGTGTAGGACATGAAGAACACATAGGAAGAGAAGCCAGAGAAGTAATAGTTAAACTAGTACCAACTGCATCTGTCACTCGAATGGGCCAGTTTCCATCAGGAGTTTCTGTTGCACTATTTCCACCAAAAACCCCCCATACAGGTGCTCCAGCTGCAGTAAATATTCCACAATAATTTCCTAACCCTGTAATACAAGGAATTGTCTGACTCTCCCATGTATAAGGAGTAATTCCACTTGAAACAGTAATATTTCCATTTAATTCCTGACAAGCAGTAATAGAAACGCATGGACTAACAACAATTGATATAGAATCTGATCCACATGCAAGACTATAATAAACTGTGTGTACTCCTACCCCAGCAACTGAAGGATTAAATGTACCATTTGCTGCATTTGTGATTCCAATCCCAGACCATACTCCACCGGGAGATGAAGGTGTTAAATTTATTGCCGGATCATTTAAACAAAAAGTATCAGGTATACAAATATTAGCATCGCAACAAACAAGCGCAAATTGTGCACAGGCACTTAAATTTACAGACTGTATTTTACCATTTCTGGTTGCTGCCTGATTATCTGACTGTGCTCCAACTGCAACTACTTCACCATTAGAATTTACGCTAACATCATACACAGTAAAAGGTAATAAAGCTTCAGAAATAAAATTAAGATCTGCATCAAATTTAACAACCCTGTCACCAGATCCAGCATAAACATTTCCACAATCATCAACATCTAAACCACTATTAAGAACAACCTTTCCACCTACAAATGGAACCGTAGTTGAATTTCCTCCATTTAAATTTACCGATGTAACTAATGAACCATTACCCAATAACCTTTTATGTATCTGATTTCCGCTATGAGTATAAAAAAATTGATCGTTAGCAATTAATGCTTTTAAGCCACCTCCATTTTGAGTAGCAGGCAAATAATTTTCACATTTATATCCTAAATGATGCCCATTGTCAAGTTTATATACAGGTCCAGCTTGTGGACATGCACCAAAGTTATCAATAATAGCACCCACATGATGGTGAGTTAAAAATATATATTTTGCATCCTTAGAAGATGAAATTGATCTAACTTCAATAGGAAATCCGCCAGCCATCCCTGAGTTAACATTTACTGGAATAATAACATTACCATTATTAACATCCATTTCATAAATTACTGATTTTGGCGAAAGTACTGAACCTCCAGTTCCGCCAACAATTAACTTTGTTTTATCGCAATTAAAGGTTATACTCCACCACTCAGTTAAACTAAAAAGTGCGAAAGATGCATTATGCCATACCATACCACCAGCATTATTAATTCTTTCAATTTCTGGCGAAGTTCCGGATGTAATATAACTAACTCCAGTATTATCAGTAGCTAAAGTACCTAACCAAACACTTGCAGTATCCCATGGGGTTGTATATGTCCATTGAATAGTACCAGCACTATTATATTTTTTTAATTGCATAGGGGTTTCACCACCAATAACATAAACATTACCTACAGCATCAGTTTCTACTTCCCAAACCGCAGTAGAAGTACTAAAAGCGGGTGACTGAACCCATGGATCAATTACAACTTCTTTGGATTTATTGTATTCTTCCAAATTAAATGATAAAATATTGTTTTCGAATTTGAAACTCGACTTAATTTCTTGCTTTGATTTTTTATAAAATGTAAATGGTTTATGCTCGACAATTTCAGAAAGGGATGTTTTTATTTGAATTTCTCCATTTTCATCTAAATTACATTCGATATTTTCATTAGCAATACTGGTATGACCAGTATAATATTTCATTTTAATCTGTGATACATCTGCTCCGGGATGTAAAATAATTGAATATTTTATTCCTGATTCAGGTTGAATAACATAAACAACATCAACTTTATCGTATAAATTTTTGTATGTGATTTTCTTATATCCATTTATTTGATTCTCATTTCTAACTTCTTTTGTAGTTAAATTTTTAATTGCATATGAGAAATAATCACTTGATAAATTTTCTGCTACAATTTCCGGATTTTGATTTGCACCAATCCAATTAACATGAATTAGTTCACTAATATTAGTTCTTTTAGGATTACTATCATCTATTTCTCCTTTTTTTCGATTTGGATTTCTTATAATCTTATCAAAACGATAAGTAAGCCCCTTTTTGGTGAAAAAAATAAATGCTTTATTATAATCAACACCGTATTCAATTTTAGTATCCTTTTGCCAATTACGACCATCAAACTGACCTTTATTTTGAATAAATGATTTTGGACCTTCATAATCTACCTGCCATGATCCATTTCCAGTCTGAGAAAAAGAGAAACCGCCTGATGATATCAGTAAAAAAATGAAAAATAATCTTTTAAACGAGTTCATAATGTATTTTTTTAAAGACTATTAGATATATCTATTTATCCTTCACATATTAGCAAAATAATATAATTATATTAATTGCTCTCAATATTATATTATTAGTAAATCATTTTATAGAGTGCCAGCCCTCCTATTCTTAAAACTCAGATTACATTTAAATAGCTGCATTTACTTTTCACACTATTTAAAATATTTCAATAACAAATAAAAAAACACTCATATAATAACAACTTACCTAATAACATTTACTACCCCAGATCTGTCATGTTGAATACCATCGCCATCATAGTATTTAACAATCCAGGAATAACTACCAATTGCAGCTATACTTCCATTTTTTAATCTTCCATCCCATCCAAATTTAGACGGTTGATTATTTTCATATTTATCTGTCTCGAAAATAACTCCTCCCCATCTGTCCAAAACATATAAGTGAAAATCCTTTGCACTAATTGCATTACCGAGAACATAAAACACATCATTATTACCATCAGAATCGGGAGAAATAGCATTTGGTGCATAAAATGTATATTCATCACGAATAACAACAGAACCAAAAACTGTATCTTTACACCCTTTATCTGAAGTTGCAATTAGACTGATATTATATTCCCCTACACTTGAATACAAATGCATAGGATTCAAATTACTTGAAGAATCGCCATCTCCAAATGACCAAAGATATGAGTATGCAAATTCAGATAAATTTAAAAAAAACACCTGTGGTTTAACAATACTTACAACTAATGGATTAGAAATAAAACGAGCATCAGGTGCATTAAAAACATTAATCATATTATCAAAATGCATAGTGCTATCACAGCCAAAGGAAGAAGTTACAGTTAATGAGACATCATAAATTCCATCATTTGTAAAATCATGTATTGGGTTAATACTATTTGATACGGAGCTATTTATTATATCTCCAAAATTCCAGCTATAAAGTTGTCCTGAAATAACACTTATAGGATTAAAAGTAACTGACAATGGTTCACATCCTTCATTCTTATCACTTAAAAAAGCAGGATTAGGATTTTGATAAACATTTATAAAAACTGAATCTTGTGCAACAGATCCACAACCATCCTGAACAAATAAAGTTTGAAATCCAGAACCTAAAGGTGTAATAGTTATCGGAGGTGTAACAATATTTCCTGATGAATTATAAATCATATATGGTGGACCTCCACCGTTAGTCATATTTACAGATAGTTGTACAGATTCATTAGGACAAATGTTATATTTATTTGCAACAACATTTAAAATAACACCGGAACTAACTTTAACACGAACAGAATCGATAATAGAGGGACAGCCATTACTTCCTGAGACTGTTACAATATAAGTATAATCGGATGTAGGACTTATTGTAAAACCAGAAGTATTATTTCCACTATTCCACTGATAATAATAAGGCGGAGTATCACCAGTTGGATAAGCATTAATAGTAGCACTAGCCCCAACACAAATCTGCAAATCATTTGACATAGACAAACCAATTTGAGAAGGTTGTGTTATAACATATGACTGAACAGTGACACCGGCAGAATCGTCGGTAACAGTTACAGTATAATTTCCGGGAACCAGATAATAAATATCCTGTGTAGTAGCACCGTTTGACCACTGATAATGATATGTGCCACTACTTGTAGTTCCACCTGATACAGTAAGATCAATAGATCCAACATTATCCCCGAAACAAGGAGAATTTGTTGGAACTCCAGATACAATTATTGGTGGAACTGTAGTTTTGAAATGTGCTATAACTGTCTGACTTCCGGTAAAAGTAGTATTTACTGAGTCTGTTGTTACATTTGGAATTACTGCATCAACAAGTTCCCAAAAATCAAAAGTATATCCCGGCGCAGTAGCAACAGCATTTAAAATTGTTTCAATATTACCATAATAAACAGCATTCCACGGATACGTTGGAACCCAAATAGAATTAACTTTAATTTTTCCTGTATTTGGTGGATCCACTTGAAAATTTATATTATATGGTCCGGTAAGAGTATAACAATCTATCATTCCCTGAGACATAGCAGCACATCTGTCATCAATGAAATTTTTAAGAGTCAGAACATTTGCCTGCCATGCAGCAACAGTTCCTCCCCAACGCGCAATTTGTGCTGGCATTTCAGGTGCAGAAAGTGCAATCAGGCTATCTAAAACAAATTGCATATTAGCACATGAAAAAACAGTATTGGACAAATCTGCATATCTTGAAACATAATACTGTCTGAAAGTTGCATTGTTTATAAGAGCATTAAGAATTGGCACATGTCCCTGCCCACCCATATCACCTATTTGTTCAGGATTGCAAGGATCAGCCTGGGCTGACTGATCAGGTATTCCTGTATAATTAATATAATGTCCAAATGTAGCATCCTCATCCCATAAACAATAGCGCCATTTTTTCTTATTGGCATTAGGATTTATTCCACGCCACCATTCTGTATTCCAATTAAGCCAGTCGGAACATACTACATAAGAATTTAAAATAAAATAATCAACAAGGCTTTTAGTATTATATAAACTGTCAACATAATTATAATTGGATTGAACAGCCATATTATTTGAAAGAATATAATTCATCAAATTATCCCAATCAGTTTGCGCTTGCACCCCACCATACTCACTCCATGTACCACCCCATGTTTTTAACATTTGAACACCTTTTTCATCAGAGTTATAATAATAATCAGTAAAATCAGCGTCATCAACCTTTTCTCGCATATCATATAACCCCCAATATTGTCCATTAACATATAACACACAAGGCTCGTAAGTTCTTGCATCTAAATACAAATCACCTCTTTGCGTAATAGTACTTACATAGGGATCTCGAATATGTGCACCACCATTTTCGAAAGGATAATTATCATTTGCAAGTGCCTTAATAATTATTCGTTGAAATTCATTTCTGTTTTTATAGTTAAACAGCTTCCATCTTAAAGCATAATCGTACCCATACTGGTCTTTTGTTACGAAATCAATTCCGCGCTGGTTATATGCCCAAGAATCGTTACCATGTTTATTTGCAATTCCGGTAGCCTCTACTCTAAACTGATTGTTTTTATCAAAATACTCAATTGCTGCATCAGGCTGAGAAGTAGTTCCGCCAAACAAAGTATTAACATTATCACCATAAACAGACAATACTGCTAAATTATGGCTTGCATTAACAAAGTATGTATTACTTTGAATAAAGCTTGGTGGAACTCCAGGCAAGCTACTAAAAGCTTTTGTTCTAACAACTGTTGTTGATGTAATATTTAAAGCACCACTATATATTGTAGAAGTTGCAGTTGGCTCAGTTCCATCAAGTGTATATCTAATTGTTGAACCAGCAGTTGCACATGTTATTGTTAAAGATACTGGAGCTGTATTAAAACCAGCCTGCTGGCTAAAAACAGGAGTTGAAACATATTCCTGTACAGACCCTGAATTAGCTGATCCAAATGTTGGGGTTAAAAACAAAGACCATGTAGTAGAGCCATCAGACTGTCTACCCCTTGAATGATTTTTCTGTGTAGGCAAAAGTACAATATTCTCAAGTATAGTTGCTGACGCATTAGAAAACACAATACTTTCAGGTTTTGTTTGAGTTAATTTAAAATTTGTATGAATACTGGCACCAACAACAATATCATTTCCAGAACAAAATACAACCAACCTTCCATTTGCAGCTATAGAAACACCAGACGGAAACTGCCATTTTGTTGGATTTGTAGCTTTATCGCTTAAATAGTAGCCTGCAAGATTAACTGCAGTTGCGCTTGAATTATATAATTCTATCCAATCCTCATAGTTTCCATAATTATCTGGAAAACCGGAAACATTAGAACATGAATACTCATTTATAACAACTTGCGAATTACACAATATTGTTATAGAAAAGAAAAATAACAATAATATTTTCTTATAAAAGCAAAACATTAATCCCAAAACTTTTAAAAACAATTAATACTACTAAGAAAGGCTAGTTAAAACTAGCCTTTCTTAATTTTATCTTATAACATTTACTACTCCACTCCTATCATGTTCAATTCGATCGCCATCATAGTATTTTACTAACCATGTATAGCTACCAACAGGAACAATTGCACCACCATTAGCACTTCCATCCCATCCATATTTTGCAGGCTGTTCTGGGTCATACATATCTGTTTCATAAATTACAGAACCCCACCTGTCAAAAATATAAAGATGAAAATCCTTTGTACTGATTCCATTTCCCAATACATAAAAGACATCATTAATCTCATCAAAATCTGGAGATATTGCTGAAGGCGCATAGAAAGTATATTCATCACGAATGAGAATAACACTACTCACAGTATCTGAACATCCTTTATCTGTAGTTGCAACAAGGTGCACTAAATAATTTCCTAAATCTGGATACCAGTGCATTGGATTTTCTATACTAGAAGAATCACCATCTCCAAAAGACCATATATATGTACTTGCAAATTCAGATAAGTTTGTAAAGAATATTTGTGGTTTAATTATACTAGCAACAGCTGGGGTTGCAACAAAACGTGCATCTGGTGCAGGCCATACACTTATCATTTGTTCGTTAATTAATGTAGTACTACAACCCTGGGGAGAAGTTACTGTTAAAGAAACATCAAATGTACCATCTTGTGTAAATTCGTGAACTGGATTCATATCATATGAAATTGCATTATAGCTTGCATCACCGAAATTCCATAAATAAACCTGACCCGGTTGAACTGATCCAGGCACAAAAGCAACGGTTAAAGGCTCACAACCGGACACAGTATCACTAACAAAACTCACAATAGGACTTGGGTTAACTGTAATAAAAACTGAATCATGTGCTATAGAACCACAACCATCTTTTACATACAAATATTGCAAACCTGATGTAGCAGGTGATATCATAACCGGAGGAATAAGAATATCTCCCTGAGTATTATACACCATATATGGAGGACCACCACCATTAGTCATACTTACACTTAGTTGAGCCGTATCGCCAGGACAAATTGAAGTTGGAGATGCAATTACATCTACAACAAGAGGCAAAGAAACTAGTACACTAACAATAACAGAATTACTTGTACATCCTCTGGCATCTGTAACAGAAACAGTGTAATTTGTTGTAGTTACCGGATTAACTCCTATTGAAGGTGGAGATGCAATACCATTCCAATAATAAATATATGCAGGAGTTCCACCACTTGCATTTGCAGATAAATATGCCCATTCACCAGGACAAATTGAGTGAGTTGTTATAGCAGAAACTACAAGCTGAGCGGGTTGAGTTATAGTTGATGCGCTTACAGTAGAGCAGCCATGTAAGTCGGTAACTGTTACATTATATAATCCTGCAGATAAATTGCCAAAATTTCCAATAGTGTCTGTTTGTGAGCCTATAGAATAAGTATAATAACCTATACCACCAATAATATTAATATCAATACTTCCATCATTCATTCCATAACAAGAAGCATTAATTTTCGAAATTCCTGTTATTGTTAACTGACTTGGTTGAGAAATAAAAGCTGCTGTGGAAGCAGTACAATAATTAGCATCCGTTACAGTAACGAAATGAGTTCCTGCGCATAAAGTATTATTAACTTGGGCATTTTGTGTACCTGCAGCCCAATTGTATGTATATGGAGGCGTACCACCTGATCCTGTTATAGTAGCAGAACCATCACAACTTCCATAACAGTTTGTTGCAATAAAATTATTTGCAGTTGCAATCAATTGTGCAGGCTGAACAATAGTTGTAGTAGTTGTTGTTGAACAACCATTGGCATCTGAAGCTGTTACTGTATAATTACCGGGGCAAAGATTATTA from Bacteroidia bacterium includes these protein-coding regions:
- a CDS encoding pyruvate, phosphate dikinase — protein: MAKTNSKPTTKKQAKKYVYYFGGKKAEGKADMKNLLGGKGANLAEMVNLGLPVPAGLSITTECCTDYYANNCELPKSLYDEVWAGMKKAEAEMGMKYGDPKNPLLLSCRSGARSSMPGMMDTVLNVGLCTATIPGLIKKTNNPRFVWDSYRRLIMMYADVVMDKAEGLDKNIRKQLDDMLDAYKKTKKVKEDTQLSADDLKVLAEEFKKKVKKELGTAFPDDAKEQLFGGIKAVFKSWNGKKAVSYRRIEGIPDDWGTAVNVQAMVFGNMGDSSATGVAFTRNPATGENLFYGEWLVNAQGEDVVAGIRTPSPLNDDTKNEQNKHLHSMQEAMPKTYKELCKIREILEKNFTDMLDIEFTIQEGKLYMLQCRAGKRTGTAALNMAMDMLKEKLITEKVAVMRVEPAQLDELLHPICDPKEEKKVEVLVKGLPAGPGAAVGQLVFTAEDAVAWERKGKKVILLREETNPEDVEGMRAAVGILTARGGMTSHAALVARGWGKCCIVGAGKLHVDAASKTAKVEGSKVVLKEGDFVTLNGTKGHVYQTALKLMDATENPRFKQFMAIVDKFRTMGVRTNAETPEDAKIARDYGAEGIGLFRTEHMFYGKGSEKPLLALRKMILSNTLAERVKALNELYPFVKKDIKATLLAMDNLPVTFRLLDPPLHEFVPQSPDKQAELAKELKIKVADIVKRGEALHENNPMMGHRGVRLSITYPEVSEMQFRAIFESTLELLKEGKHPKPEIMVPVTSEVAELDSTKKIADKIYDEVCKKFKVKSISYLYGTMIEIPRACLLGDKMAKTAQFFSFGTNDLTQMTFGFSRDDIGGFMNDYLDQKILAADPFQTIDQDGVGQLIEMAVTKGRATRKDLKVGICGEQGGDPASVEFCYKTGLSYVSCSPFRVPIARLAAAQAAVKFGAKTTKK